The Rhodopseudomonas palustris genome window below encodes:
- a CDS encoding IclR family transcriptional regulator, with product MKRPPKKPATDRSFVVALSRGLEVLRAFGPNDGLLGNQELAARTKLPKPTISRLTYTLTKLGYLTQVPRFEKYQLAPAAMSLGYAALANLGVRHLSQPYRDELMQQTGGAVAVGARDRISMIYVGQARSSLTVGVQLDVGSRIPIATTAMGRAYLCALQSEERAVLMKEMREYYGSRWPRIKEGIERSEEMVAKHGFAISVGEWQDDVHAAGVALTLNDGTGPYAFNCGAPAFRFTEERLINDIGPRLVAMVRKIEAALGGVAAPQPRKSDNKRTKGGKVARVVEGIR from the coding sequence ATGAAGCGTCCACCGAAGAAACCCGCAACCGACCGCAGTTTCGTGGTGGCTCTGTCCCGCGGCCTGGAAGTGCTTCGCGCATTCGGCCCCAATGACGGGCTGCTCGGCAACCAGGAATTGGCGGCGCGCACCAAATTGCCCAAGCCGACGATCTCGCGGCTGACCTACACCCTCACCAAGCTCGGCTATCTCACGCAGGTTCCGCGCTTCGAAAAGTATCAACTCGCGCCGGCCGCGATGTCGCTAGGCTATGCGGCGCTCGCCAATCTCGGCGTCCGGCATTTGTCACAGCCTTACCGCGACGAATTGATGCAGCAGACCGGAGGCGCAGTCGCGGTCGGCGCGCGCGACCGGATCAGCATGATCTATGTCGGCCAGGCACGATCGAGCCTCACCGTCGGCGTGCAACTCGACGTCGGCTCGCGAATCCCGATCGCCACCACCGCGATGGGCCGCGCTTACTTGTGTGCGCTGCAAAGCGAAGAACGCGCGGTTTTAATGAAGGAAATGCGCGAATACTACGGCAGCCGCTGGCCGCGCATCAAAGAGGGCATCGAACGCTCCGAGGAAATGGTCGCCAAGCACGGCTTTGCAATCTCGGTCGGCGAGTGGCAGGACGACGTGCACGCCGCGGGCGTTGCACTCACACTCAACGATGGTACCGGCCCCTACGCGTTCAACTGTGGCGCGCCGGCTTTCCGTTTCACGGAAGAGCGGCTGATCAACGACATTGGACCTCGCCTTGTCGCGATGGTAAGGAAAATCGAAGCGGCGCTCGGGGGAGTAGCTGCGCCGCAACCAAGAAAATCCGATAACAAAAGAACAAAAGGAGGGAAAGTTGCGCGTGTCGTCGAGGGGATCAGGTAG
- a CDS encoding ABC transporter ATP-binding protein, producing the protein MMQAQSSSSASPLLAVRDVSVVFGGIVALNGISFNMQKGQILGLIGPNGAGKTTLFNCLSRLYQPSKGDILLEGESILTRPPHRIAEIGIGRTFQNVALFPNMSVIDNVRVGAHCRTNSDIVSDSLRMPWIRSTEKALNKKVDDILGYLDLRSVGHTTVSGLPFGTQKRVELARALAAEPKILLLDEPAGGLNHEEVYILGDLIRRIRDDRGITVLLVEHHMGMVMSTADYVVALNFGRKLAEGTPTQVQNDPDVIKAYLGSKDEQ; encoded by the coding sequence ATGATGCAGGCTCAGTCTTCTTCTTCCGCGTCGCCGCTTCTCGCGGTGCGCGACGTCAGCGTCGTGTTCGGTGGCATCGTCGCCCTGAACGGCATTTCTTTCAACATGCAAAAGGGTCAGATCCTCGGACTGATCGGCCCGAACGGCGCCGGCAAGACCACGTTGTTCAACTGCCTGTCGCGGCTGTATCAGCCGAGCAAAGGCGACATCCTGCTCGAAGGCGAGAGCATTCTGACGCGGCCGCCGCACCGCATCGCGGAGATCGGCATCGGCCGCACGTTCCAGAACGTCGCGCTGTTCCCGAACATGTCGGTGATCGACAACGTGCGCGTCGGCGCGCATTGCCGCACCAACAGCGATATCGTTTCGGATTCGCTGCGCATGCCGTGGATCCGCAGCACCGAAAAGGCGCTGAACAAGAAGGTCGACGATATCCTCGGCTATCTCGATCTGCGCAGCGTCGGCCACACCACGGTGTCGGGCCTGCCGTTCGGCACCCAGAAGCGGGTCGAGCTGGCGCGCGCGCTCGCCGCCGAGCCGAAGATCCTGCTGCTCGACGAGCCGGCCGGCGGTCTCAATCACGAGGAAGTCTATATCCTCGGCGACCTGATCCGCCGCATTCGCGACGACCGCGGCATCACCGTGCTGCTGGTCGAACACCACATGGGCATGGTGATGTCCACAGCCGACTACGTGGTCGCGCTCAATTTCGGACGCAAGCTCGCAGAGGGGACGCCGACCCAGGTGCAGAACGACCCGGATGTGATCAAGGCCTATCTGGGGAGCAAAGACGAACAATGA
- a CDS encoding ABC transporter ATP-binding protein encodes MTAMLNVRDLRAYYGQVQALHGLEFDLHEGSLTTLLGANGAGKTTTLRAICNMVRSTGTIEFEGKAINRSSTESIVKLGIAHVPQGRGTFTTMTVEENLQLGAMTRKDTKAIASDIERMYAHFPVLKQRHTQQAGTLSGGEQQMLAVARALMLRPRLMLLDEPSFGLAPLIVRDLFKILGKINREDKVTILVVEQNAQLALELADKAYVIETGRIVMSGNAAEIASNEDVRKSYLGY; translated from the coding sequence ATGACCGCGATGCTCAACGTTCGCGACCTGCGCGCCTATTACGGCCAGGTCCAAGCGCTGCACGGGCTCGAATTCGACCTGCACGAAGGCAGCCTCACCACCCTGCTCGGCGCCAACGGCGCGGGCAAGACCACCACGCTGCGGGCGATCTGCAACATGGTGCGTTCGACCGGCACGATCGAATTCGAAGGCAAGGCCATCAACCGAAGCTCGACGGAATCCATCGTCAAGCTCGGCATCGCCCACGTGCCTCAGGGCCGCGGCACCTTCACCACGATGACCGTGGAGGAGAATCTGCAGCTCGGCGCGATGACCCGCAAGGATACCAAGGCGATCGCCTCGGACATCGAGCGGATGTACGCGCATTTCCCGGTGCTCAAGCAGCGCCACACCCAGCAGGCCGGCACGTTGTCCGGCGGTGAACAGCAGATGCTCGCGGTCGCCCGCGCGCTGATGCTGCGGCCGCGGCTGATGCTGCTGGACGAGCCCTCGTTCGGCCTCGCGCCGCTGATCGTGCGGGATCTGTTCAAGATCCTCGGCAAGATCAACCGCGAGGACAAGGTCACCATCCTGGTGGTCGAACAGAACGCCCAGCTCGCGCTCGAACTCGCCGACAAGGCGTATGTGATCGAGACCGGGCGGATCGTGATGTCTGGCAATGCGGCGGAAATCGCCAGCAACGAAGACGTCCGCAAATCTTATCTGGGCTACTGA
- a CDS encoding branched-chain amino acid ABC transporter permease, whose product MDLFLNQILAGIATGAIYACMALAVVMIYQAIDHLNFAQGEMAMFSTFIAWQLMQWGVPYWGAFVLTLAFSFAGGVIIERALFKPLGNAPVLTHVAGFIALFAIINSVAGLTWDFTIKQFPSPFGSSPFLGSQLISTHQAGMIGVTIVLLILLFLFFQYTRIGLAMRAAASQPESARLVGINTSWMIALGWGMAAAIGSIAGMLIAPVVFLEPNMMGGVLIYGFAAAVLGGLSSPFGAVVGGFLVGVFENLAGTYIPGVGNELKLPIALALIVTVLVVKPTGLFGRTIVKRV is encoded by the coding sequence ATGGATCTGTTTCTGAACCAAATCCTGGCTGGCATCGCCACCGGTGCGATCTATGCCTGTATGGCGCTCGCCGTGGTGATGATCTACCAGGCGATCGACCACCTCAACTTCGCCCAGGGCGAAATGGCGATGTTCTCGACCTTCATCGCCTGGCAGCTGATGCAGTGGGGCGTGCCGTATTGGGGCGCGTTCGTGCTGACGCTGGCATTCTCGTTCGCGGGCGGCGTGATCATCGAGCGGGCGCTGTTCAAGCCGCTCGGCAACGCGCCGGTGCTGACCCACGTCGCGGGCTTCATCGCCCTGTTCGCGATCATCAACTCGGTCGCGGGCCTGACCTGGGACTTCACCATCAAGCAGTTCCCGTCGCCGTTCGGCTCCTCGCCGTTCCTCGGCAGCCAGCTGATCTCGACCCACCAGGCCGGGATGATCGGCGTCACCATCGTGCTGCTGATCCTGCTGTTCCTGTTCTTCCAGTACACCAGGATCGGTCTGGCGATGCGGGCGGCGGCGTCGCAGCCTGAATCGGCGCGGCTGGTCGGCATCAACACATCGTGGATGATCGCCCTCGGTTGGGGCATGGCGGCCGCGATCGGTTCGATCGCCGGCATGCTGATCGCTCCGGTGGTGTTCCTCGAGCCCAACATGATGGGCGGCGTGCTGATCTACGGGTTTGCCGCAGCGGTGCTCGGCGGTCTGTCCAGTCCGTTCGGCGCAGTGGTCGGCGGTTTCCTGGTCGGCGTGTTCGAGAACCTCGCGGGCACCTACATCCCGGGTGTCGGCAACGAACTCAAACTGCCGATCGCCCTGGCGCTGATCGTCACCGTGCTCGTCGTGAAACCCACTGGCCTGTTCGGCCGCACCATCGTCAAGCGAGTCTGA
- a CDS encoding branched-chain amino acid ABC transporter permease has translation MSALQEIVNDTQPVETTPKKYMALGNTASVVVVLLLCLAPLVAKNFIIFQMTMVLIYAIAVLALNILTGGSGQFSLGQSAFYAVGAYTSAILMENFGVNYALTLPISGAICFICGYLFGLPALRLSGIYLALATFALATAMPQLLKLHYFEHWTGGVQGLVITKPDAPFGLPMSQDMWLYYFVLVVSMAIYVASVNLLKSRSGRAMMAIRDNEIAASAMGVDVARYKTLAFGISAGITGVAGGLGAIAVQFVAPDSYTIQLAIALFLGMVVGGVGWLPGSIVGAAFIVFVPNIAEGFSKGLSGAVFGVILVLIIFLLPHGSRQIAYTVQNWVHKLGRRA, from the coding sequence ATGAGCGCACTCCAGGAAATCGTCAACGATACCCAACCGGTCGAGACCACGCCGAAGAAGTACATGGCGCTCGGCAACACCGCCTCGGTCGTGGTGGTGTTGCTGTTGTGTCTCGCCCCGCTGGTCGCCAAGAACTTCATCATCTTCCAGATGACGATGGTTCTGATCTACGCCATCGCCGTGTTGGCGCTGAACATCTTGACCGGCGGCTCCGGCCAGTTCTCGCTCGGCCAGAGCGCGTTCTACGCGGTCGGCGCCTACACCTCGGCGATCCTGATGGAGAACTTCGGCGTCAACTACGCGTTGACGCTGCCGATCTCCGGCGCGATCTGCTTCATCTGCGGCTATCTGTTCGGCCTGCCGGCGCTGCGATTGAGCGGCATCTATCTGGCTCTCGCGACCTTCGCGCTCGCCACCGCGATGCCGCAGCTCCTCAAGCTGCACTACTTCGAGCACTGGACCGGCGGCGTCCAGGGTCTGGTCATCACCAAGCCCGACGCGCCGTTCGGCCTGCCGATGTCCCAGGACATGTGGCTGTACTACTTCGTGCTGGTGGTCTCGATGGCGATCTACGTCGCCTCGGTCAACCTGCTGAAGTCTCGCTCCGGCCGGGCCATGATGGCGATCCGCGACAACGAAATCGCGGCTTCGGCGATGGGCGTGGACGTGGCGCGCTACAAGACGCTGGCGTTCGGCATCAGCGCCGGCATCACCGGCGTCGCCGGCGGCCTCGGCGCCATCGCGGTGCAGTTCGTCGCACCGGACAGCTACACCATCCAGCTCGCGATCGCGCTGTTCCTCGGCATGGTGGTCGGCGGCGTCGGCTGGCTGCCGGGCTCGATCGTCGGTGCGGCGTTCATCGTGTTCGTGCCGAACATCGCGGAAGGCTTCTCCAAGGGTCTGTCCGGCGCGGTGTTCGGTGTGATCCTCGTCCTGATCATCTTCCTGCTGCCGCACGGCTCGCGGCAGATCGCCTACACGGTGCAGAACTGGGTGCACAAACTCGGCCGGCGGGCATAA
- a CDS encoding ABC transporter substrate-binding protein, producing the protein MPSLSFCRARRGALLALSAAVLALASPARAESPAATGTATIRIGNLMPYSGPASAYSIVGRIEQAYFKMINDHGGINGRQIEFISYDDGYNPAKAVEQVRKLVERDEVLMVFSAMGTPTNAAIQKYLNLKQVPQLFAASGATRFGDPKAFPWTMGWQPPYQTEGRVYAKYILATKPTARIAVLYQNDDLGRDLLKGLKDGLGDRATSMIAAEESYEVTEPSVDNHVARMKASGADVFVSITTPKFAAQSIRAAATLEWHPLYVQALVSASIAAVIRPAGLDAAQGLVSAAYNRDAADPQWRDDAGMKRFHAFLDAYAPDVDRGDNSVAYGYGAAQCLVEVLRRAGDDLSRANIMKQAASLQDYAPDTLLPGITVNTAADDFHPIEQLRMMRFSGDHWELFGPVIGGELRN; encoded by the coding sequence ATGCCATCCTTGAGCTTTTGCCGTGCGCGCCGAGGCGCGCTGCTGGCGCTGTCCGCCGCCGTTCTCGCCCTCGCCTCTCCGGCCCGCGCCGAGAGCCCTGCGGCGACAGGCACCGCCACGATCCGCATCGGCAATCTGATGCCGTACTCGGGACCGGCATCTGCCTACTCGATCGTCGGCCGGATCGAGCAGGCGTATTTCAAGATGATCAACGATCACGGCGGCATCAACGGCCGGCAGATCGAGTTCATCTCGTATGACGACGGCTACAATCCCGCCAAGGCGGTCGAGCAGGTGCGCAAGCTGGTCGAACGCGACGAGGTGTTGATGGTGTTCAGCGCGATGGGCACGCCGACCAACGCCGCAATCCAGAAATATCTGAACCTCAAGCAGGTGCCGCAATTGTTCGCCGCCAGCGGCGCCACCCGGTTCGGCGATCCCAAGGCGTTTCCCTGGACGATGGGTTGGCAGCCGCCGTACCAGACCGAAGGCCGGGTCTATGCCAAGTACATCCTGGCCACCAAGCCGACCGCACGGATCGCGGTGCTGTACCAGAACGACGATCTCGGCCGCGATCTGCTCAAAGGACTCAAGGACGGGCTCGGCGATCGGGCCACGTCGATGATCGCCGCAGAAGAGAGCTACGAGGTCACCGAGCCGTCGGTCGACAACCACGTGGCGCGGATGAAGGCCTCGGGCGCCGACGTGTTCGTGTCGATCACCACGCCGAAGTTCGCCGCCCAGAGCATCCGCGCCGCCGCCACGCTGGAGTGGCATCCGCTGTATGTGCAGGCGCTGGTGTCGGCCTCGATCGCCGCGGTGATCCGGCCCGCCGGCCTCGACGCCGCCCAGGGGCTGGTGTCGGCCGCCTACAACAGGGACGCGGCCGATCCGCAGTGGCGTGACGATGCGGGCATGAAGCGGTTCCACGCCTTCCTCGACGCCTATGCACCGGACGTCGACCGCGGCGACAATTCGGTGGCCTACGGCTATGGCGCCGCGCAGTGCCTCGTCGAAGTGCTGCGCCGCGCCGGCGACGATCTCAGCCGCGCCAACATCATGAAGCAGGCCGCCAGCCTGCAGGACTATGCGCCCGACACCCTGCTGCCAGGCATCACGGTGAACACTGCCGCAGACGACTTCCATCCGATCGAGCAGCTTCGGATGATGCGGTTCTCCGGCGACCATTGGGAACTGTTCGGCCCGGTGATCGGCGGCGAGCTGCGCAACTAA